Part of the Patescibacteria group bacterium genome, GTGAACTTGGTGCAAGCGACTATTCAATATCCGCCAGATGTTGTGGAAGTTATTGCCGTGTATCACGGTGGATCATCGTTGACATTATGGCCAGAGGAACCAAGCATCAATGCTGCTGCTGGCAGCATCACTTTTGCAGCTGGTATACCGAATGGTAGTTTGATCGATACCGGGCAAGTATTAACTCTGGAAGTTCGTCCTAAACAGGCTGGTACTGTGCAATTTAGCTTTAATCCAAATCAAACGGCTGTGTACTTGAATGATGGTCTGGCTACGCAGACTACTGTGTCATTCAAAGAGCCGGTTTACGATATCATATCAGCCGCTCCTGTTAGTTTGATAGTGACTTCAGCAACGCATCCAGATGAAAATAAATGGTATCAACTTAATGAGTTTAGTGCACAGTGGGAGAAAAAACCCGATGCGTTATATAGCTTTCATGTCACATCTGATTTAGAACAACTACCTGATGACATTGCAGATGATACCCCACAAGTTGTGACCGGGGAATATACTATCTCCAATTTGTCTGATGGAGTGCATTATTTTATGATTAAAGAATGGTTATCCAATGAAGCTGGCTGGGCAGAACCAGTGATTCGAAAAATTATGGTGGACAGTACACCACCGACTTCATTTATCCCGCTCGTAAGTCAAACAGAACATGAATTTAACGGTCAGCCATTTCTTGTTTTCGATACCAGTGATTCCGTTTCTGGTATTGATCATTATGAAATAGTTAAAGGGGGAACAACCACTATTATAACGAAAGGACCTTACCAGTTGGAACAAAAAGATATTACGCAACCAATACTGATTCGAGCAGTAGATGCAGCAAACAATAGTACGACCGTATATACTGGAGAGAACGCCACTAATATTAGGCGCAATTATTTTTGGCCAATAACGGCATTGGTGGCATTTTTGGCGTTACTACTAGTATATTTGAAAACTCGATTATCCTAACTATTGTATTTGGGATTATTATAATTCACGGACAGTAACATCTTTTAGATAAGGTTTTGTACTAACTGTATAATTTCTCTAACTCTTCTTAAACAACTTTGATTTTTTCCAGTAGGTGACTTTATATCAATAAATCAGTATAATATGCCGTATGGTTTGGCAACGTCATAACATGAATTTCAGCGTTTTTCCAGTATTTGTTAGTGTTGTTGTTTTTGGATTGTTATCAGCGCACTCCGCGTTAGCAGCCACCTACACCGTCAGTAAAACTGCGGATACCAATGATGGCACTTGTGATGCAGATTGTTCGTTACGTGAAGCGATTACAACAGCCAATGGTGCTTCCGGCAATAGCATTGAGTTTAATATCAATGGCGGCACGGATGCTGGCTGTACCGGTGCCGGTGGGGTTTGTACGATTACTCCTGCCAGTGCCTTACCAGATATTACCGGCGCCTCAATGACAATCAATGGGTATACTCAAACTGGAGCAGTCGCTAATACTACAGCCAATGGCAGTGTTGTGACTGGTATCAATGGATTAAATACAACTTTACGAATCGTGCTGGATGGTACCTCAGCCGGTGGAGCAGCTAATGGACTAAAAATCAATGGGGTAGCTAATGTAGTAATTAAGGGCTTAGACATAATGCGCTTTGGTAGCAATGGTGTGTTGGCTACGGGAGCAGGAGCGACTAACTTGAAAGTGCAGGGTTGTTTTATTGGAACAGATGTTACCGGAACACTGGATCAGGGAAATTCTGGCAATGGAGTAGCGGCTGTCACTGGCGCTACAGTTATCGTGGGTACCGATGGTGATGGTGTGACTGACGTAGCGGAACGTAACTTGATCTCTGGCAATAGTACTTATGGCATTAACATTGCCGGTGGCACAGGTAGTAAAGTTTCAGCGAATATAATTGGCCTAGCTAGTGATGCCAGCACTGATCTGGGTAACTTAGGTAACGGTGTTTATGCAACAGTCTCATCAACCATCATCGGCACCAATGGTGATGGCACCAGCGATACGATTGAAGGCAATATTGTGTCAGGGAATGATCAAAGTGGGATTAACATTAATGGTGGTGGTTCAGATACTATTACTGGTAATATTGTCGGTCTGAATGGTGTTGGCACCACTACTGTCCGCAATACTTTGAATGGTATCTTGTTGTTTGGCACCGGTTCGAATCGAGTGGGCACCAATGGCGATGGTGTCAGTGATACCTATGAAAGAAATGTTTCATCCGGTCATTCTGGTAATTTTTATTATGGCTTAGAGGTGATTAGTCCAAGTAATACTGTGGCGGGAAATTATTTTGGCACGGATATTACCGGTACAGTCCTGCATGGAAATTTACGTAATGTACTTGTATCCGGCAATAATAATATTATTGGCACAAACGGCGATGGTAATGGAGATACCGTAGAAGGCAATGTCATAGCTGGTGGTACTGGCGCCGATGGTCTGTATATCAGTACCGTGGCAACTATCACAGTTGCGGGCAATAAGATTGGTACAGATTATTCAGGCACAGCCGCGCTGGGCAATACCCATGGTATTCGGATTGATGGAACAGATTCAGGCATTGTAATTGGTACCAATGCCGATGGTGTGTCCGATAGTGCCGAGCGCAACATTATTTCCGGTAATCAGGTGGGTATTTTCATGGAACAAGGGTCTTCCAATACTGTGATTGCCGGTAATTATATTGGTTTGAATACTGCTGGTACGGGCACAGTTGGTGGCTCATATGGTGGTAATCGCTATGGTATTAGTATTGGTCGAATATGGCCTGGGGCGGGTACATCCAGTGACAATCGTATCGGTACGAATGGCGATGGGGTGAATGATGCCGCTGAGGCTAATGTTATTTCTGGTAATTATACTTATGGAGTGGTCATGGCCACCGGCAATAGTAATACGATCGCTGGCAACTATATTGGCACCGGTCCAGATGGAGTGACAGAGTTTGCTAATGGTGAAGCAGGCATTGCGTGGTACGATGGTGCTCCTGACGTTTCCAATAGTTCAAGTAACACTATTGGTGGTGATACTATAGCTGAAGGCAATGTTATTGCGTCTAACGGTTCTTATGGTATTGAACTAAGCGGGGTATCCAGCGATGGCAATTTAATTAGCCATAATAAGATGTTTTCTAATCTACTTGAAGGTATTTTTCTTCCCGGTGATGGCTCAAATAATGATATGAGTGCCCCAGTCATTACTAGTTGGGCACCAAGTGGATCAGATTTAACTATTTCCGGAACCGCTCCGGCCAGTGCGGTAGTTGAATTATTTGATGCCTCCACCGATGAAGGAGAAACCTATCTTAATGCCGCCACTGCGAATGGGTCTGGTAATTGGTCAACTACGATCAGTGCCCCCTATACAGCGGCTAATAATACTTTGGTCGCAACCGCCCGAGATGGCAGCAATGATACATCCATGTTTAGTGCTGTGTATACTATCACGGATATAGCGCCGACTACACCAACCGATCTGCAAACCTCCAGTCTGTTTGGGGGTTGTGGATCAGATAGTACTCCAGAGTTTTCTTTTACGTTAACAGATAGTGATGTCGTAGATACGGTTGGTTATCACATTCAGATAGATAATGATGCAGATTTTTCATCACCCGTGGTTGATTACAACTCAGGGTTAGCTGCTCAAGGCACAGCCTCATTTGTAGTTGGCCAAGCCGTTGGCTCTGGTGTATATACCACTGGTTCTGCTGGACAAACGTTAACAGACGGAAGTTATTCTATGCGGGTGCAAACCATTGATTTTCTTAGTCAAACATCAGCTTATGTCACACAAACATTTGGAGTTGATAATGGTGTCACAGTTAGTACACCCGCATCAGCCACCACATCCGAATTAGGTGATACAACTACTTTCACAGTGGTGTTAGCTTGTCTGCCACAAAATGACGTGACTATACCTGTAGTCAGTTCAGATACCACTGAAGGTAGTGTTTCCACGGCGGCACTCACTTTTACTACTGGAAACTGGAATGTGGCACAAACTATTACAGTGACAGGAGTAGATGATTCTAGTTCAGATGGTAACATTAATTATTCAATCCAATTAGGTCCAACCACTTCGAGTGATACGGCTTATAGTGGGGTCACCATAGCTGATGTGTCACTGACTAATATTGATGAAGATTTACCACCACAGTTTTCTGGTACCATTCCGGATCAAACTTGGGATGAAGATACTACTTTAACTAATGTCTTTAATTTGGATGATTATTTTACTGATCCCACCACAGAGGGGCTTAGTTACAGTGTGGCCGGGGCTGACAATATTACAGTGACAATTGGGAGTGATGGACAGGTAACGCTTGTTCCTGATGCGGATTGGCATGGTACGGATACAATGAAATTTGTGGCGCAAAATTCTATTGGGCAAACTAAGTCTAATCAGGTAACTCTGACAGTAGAAAGTATTAATGATGCACCAGAAGCGCCCACCATTTTTTCGCCGTGTTGTCAGGATGTGACAGCTTCATTGTCGCCGACTATTTCCTGGCAAGCAGCCTCTGATCCGGATCATACTACAAGTGAATTGTCGTATGAGATACGGTTCGGTTCGGATGCTGATCCGCAAAATAATTATCATTTTACAGCTAGTACTTCTGCCGGTAGTAAATCTGTAAAAATTTCTCCAGATTTAACTGATGAGAAGACCTATTACTATGTGGTACGAACCATTGATCCACTGGATGCTAAGTCAAATTGGTCTGAGATACAAAGCTTTTCCACCAATGTCAGTTATAGTCCTGACCTACAGTTAGCCAAAACGGTAGAATTACCGGCCGAACAGATTGCTTGGTTTGGCATCAACTTTGCTGCCTTATTCTTGATCCAACCAGCTCAGGCCAGTGGGTTTGCGATTATTAGTCCAGACCAAATCGCTGACCAATCGTTCATGGTGTTAATCGGATCACTGACGATATTACTCTCCGCCGCGCTGGTTATATTAGGATTGGCTCGTCATCCGAAAAATTTCGTGACAGCCTTACTACACGATGTGCCAGTGGCATTTAAGCGGATTCATAAATCGGGTCATGGCACTATCACCACTTCGTATACGAGTTTCAGACGTCGGTTAGTAACCGCTCGTAGTATTATCTATCTGGCAGCGCTTGTGTTTGTTCCTGCCCTCGTCATTAATGGATTACATGCCGAAGTGAGTAACTGGTTACAGCGGGTACAAACGGTCAGTACCACTATACAACCAGGTGAAACTATGACTATATCACTCAGTTATAGCAATACAGGTGATGGTGACGCTACCAGTGTGGTGTTGTCTGATACGATCCCTGGCGAAACAACTTTGCTCAGCAGTTCGATACCGGCCACACAACAGGCCGACCAGATCAGTTTTGACCTGGGCACCATCCCGGTAGGTGGCACAGGCACAGTCAGCTATCAGTTGGGTGTAGCCGAACCTTATGATCATGATTCAATAGTACTTGATCCGGCAGAATTAATCGCTAACGAAATAACGGCCTCGGTGTTGTCGGATAGTGTGGTAGTCCCTGTAGTATCCGGCACTATCTCTGGCCAAGTAACTGATGGCGCTGGTGTTGGAATCACCAACGTGTTGATCACATTACAATGGGGCGATCAACAAACCTTCTCAACACTCACCGATGCTAATGGGTATTATGTATTGAGTGGCTTAGCGAGTGGGGATTATGTAGTGACGGCCTACACACAACAAAAAACGACTAGCTTGACCCGTGGTGGTAGTGCCACTGTTAATTTCAGTTTTGTCAGTAGTAGCATCCGTCAAGACAACACGAATACAAACACTGACACCACTACTGACACCACTACTGACACCACGACGGATGTCAAAACTCCAAAACCTATCAAGTTAACGCCAGAGCAGCAAGAGTTGGTGGATAATTTTGTGGTCACAGATTTAAATAATGAAGTATTACCAGAGAATCAAGCGGTGATATATCTGACCGATGATCCAAGCTCAGTTCCAACGGGTGCATTAGCCTTGCCGACCGCAACCGAAACATTAACCTTTCGTGGCACCACTGTACCGAATAGTACCATTACGATCCAAATTTGTTATACCATTTTAACGACTACTAGTGATGAAACCGGCGCCTGGATTATGGTAGTGCCGCGCGACTTATTACTCCAAGGTGATAATGTGATTACCGCCAGTGTCACACAAGGTAATGTGGAAGTAGACCAAATTGTGGTAGCACACGTCAATGTAGATAATGCACCTACGGCTCAGTCGACCAATTATTGGATAAATTTTATTGCCATCGCTTTATTACTACAGTTGAATATAGCCGCCTGGATAGTGTTACGCGTTCGGCACAGTAGTACGACGCTGTCTAGCAAATTGATTTTACTTCACCTGGTGACCGTGGTGGTAGTGGTCATCTTTTTGTTTGTGCCGGTGCCGCAAAGTCGGCAGGTGCAAGCGCGTGGGCATTTACGCCAAACCAATATCATGGCTAGATTGGTGAATAACCAACCATTGACTGATCAGTATATCACTTTTCAGGACACGCAAGCCTTAGAATTAGTGGGTTCAGCTTCAGCCGACCAACAGTATAGTGTCTCGATTTGTCCCAATCAACCATTCCGTTATGTGACCACCAATCATGCTGGTCAGTGGAGTTTGATTCTACCGGTGAGTGTACTGCCCAACTTCGATGTGACAGTAGCGATGCGATCAGCGACCGATACGACTCAAACTGAAGAGCAGTTAGTGGATCTCAATGTGCAAGAAAAATATGATACGGTGACGCTATGGCGTTGGATAGTATTAGCCTTGATTGCCAGTGGGGCGTTTATTACAGTGGGGAATTGGTTCATCGTGTATCGGACAGTGCACAAACCAAAAAGTAAAGAAGTAAAGGAGAATATGGCTTAGTAGCCAACGATTCTCCAGTCTGATGTTCCTTTAATCTTCGATTGAGATCATTCGTTGAACCAACATAAACCCAATTCTTTTTTACTTGGCTTTTAAGAAAATAGACATACCACATAACGAATATTATTTATTAAGCACTTCTGGCCTGCCAGACTGCACTAAGTTTCGTCTGGCCTGCCAGACTGCACTAAGTTTCGTCTGGCCTGCCAGACTGCACTAAGTTTCGTCTGGCCTGCCAAACGAAGTCCTGAAGTTGCTGAAGGACGTAGTTTGGCGGAGAGAGAGGGATTCGAACCCTCGATACCTTGCGGTATACACGCTTTCCAAGCGTGCGCACTAGACCAACTATGCGATCTCTCCTTACCTAAGGTTTTTAGCACTTTATTGGGATTTTGTACACTCTTTAGATTATTATTAGAGTTGTTTTATTTTTGGGTAGTTATGAATTTTTTCCAAAGTTGAAATAGTTAAAGCTACGGACGGATTGGTAGTATTTTTTAGAGATAATTTTTTGCCAAATTTTTTGTATAACGGAGTAATGAACTCATCGCCCCAAGACGGTGAAAATGAAATGACCTCTGAAAAATCTAAGATCACTGCTTCTGTTTTATTAATTTCAGATAAAATTGGCAAAAAAGCGGCATAAGCTTCTTTGCCAGCCTGGCGTGAGGCTAGCACAGTACCAAATTTTTTTAAAAATATATTCATAGTTATTTTAATTAAAATTTTAACAATGATAAACAACCATGTACAGTTGTGGCAGCAGACAAAATTTTAAAATCGGTTTTATCTGGAGAGATCGTCAAGATGGCATCACCAGTCTGAAAGCTTAAATTGGCTCGAGCCTTTTCAATGGCCGCTTTAACATATTTTAAACCATTGCCGCGATGTTCTGATTTTCTGCTACTCAGCACTTCAGTAAAGGCAACATTTAGTGCTTCTGCATCGTTTTTTAAGTCGTGTTTAATACGGCGCAACGTTGTTAAAATACCAACACCACGGTCAGCTAATACTACCATACGTTTACCGATATCGTAGGCAAAAAATGTTCCTGTAATATCTGGCCAGTTACCGATGTTGTGATCATATGAATTATTTCCAATTTCACCAGCCGCCGAAGAAATGAGTGAAGCAATATTTTGCACAGACTTTGTATTAGTTAATTCATAAGCCAAATGTTCGAGCCGAGCTTTAAATATATCACTAGTTGGACAATAAAACTCTTTAGCCAATGCTGGGGGAGTAATGGCACTAGCCCAATCTTGACCTAAACGAAAAATGCCTTTTGTCTTCTTACCCAAATCAGCCAGCGAATAATACCGATGTCCACCAGGTGAAATAAATGTTGAGCTAAAAGAACCATTTTTATCCCAGCGGCGCAAGGTTGTTTCAGTAATCCCTAAGTATTCTGCTGCTTGGCTAATAGTAAGGAATTGTTCAGTAAAATTGTACATATATTCATATATTATACAAAACTATACATTTTTGTCAAATCTATACAAATCTATACATTATTTAAAGTTGACTTATTGATCAATAACTGATATTAAGGTACCCCAAATACGGAGAGAGACGTGTTCAATAAGTTCTTTCATGTGTTTTGTCCGGTTTTTTTCGTGATTTTTGGCCTGGTTGGGTGTGACAAGCACACCACCCCGGGCGGAGGGGGCACCGCTACTGCACTCTGGTACGAGTTTTGTGGAGGGGAGGTCGACGCGGACTGTGACGGGTATCTCGAACCCGCCGACTGCGACGATGCTGACTCGGCCGTGAGCCCGTACGCTGTCGAGGTCTGCGACGAGATCGACAACGACTGCAACGGGGAGGTCGACGAAGACCTTCCAATGTTGGAGTGGTATCCCGACGACGATGGCGACAGCTACGGAGAAGATGGGTCAGAACCCATCCTCGACTGTCGCGAACCACGCGGGCGGTATACCTGGCGCGACGGCGACTGCGATGATAGTAACATCTCAGTCAATCCGGCCGTGCCCGAGCACTGCAACAGCATCGACGACAACTGCGACGGCATCGTCGACATCGATGCCTGGGATACCCATGAGTGGTATCCCGACGTCGATGGTGACGGCTACGGCGACGAACTCGCCGAACCCGTCTCAGCCTGTTACCAGCCGCCCGGCTACAGCGACTGGCCGGCCGACTGTGACGACACCAACGCGGAGATCTATCCGCGGGTGGCGGAGGTCTGCAATAACGTCGATGATGACTGCGACGGGTGGGTCGACGATGGGTTGACCTGCGAGTAGTCGCAATAAGTTAGGGGGAACAAGCTCGAGGTTGATGGTCACACTGATCTCATCTCGGGCTTTTTCTGTTTTTTCCAGCCAAACGCCAATGGTTAACCACTAGGATGGTTGCCATAATGGCCGAGCCAACGGTGTTATACGTGATATCTAATAAAGTATTAGTGTAATCACCCACTTGTTTTCCGATATTAAAAATCAACACCGCAATAAACTCAATTAATTCATTCACAGCACCTAAACCCATGCCAACTAGTACTAACAATAAAATAAAATAACCGCGTCTCCGTTCAAAGGTGATATTAAGCACGGGAAAAAGCAAGGCATGAGCCAGCATCACCATAATGGCACTACCTACCATATGAACAAAATTATCATACCGAAACAAACCTGGTATTAAATAGAAATCATATAATCTAATATCACCTAAATAAGCATTGCTGCCGAGCAAATGCAGTAACCCAAGCAGAGATAATGAGGTGAGTAGAATCGGGTAAAAATGCAGTCGGCGATTAATATAAACAATCAATCCAATCGACAAAACAATTAGTGCCGTATCATAAATAAATTCAACATTGCCTTTGAGCAGAGAGTGCAACGAAAAGATCGAGACATAAACGAAGGTGAAATAGACAATGAATTTTTCAAATTGGTTTTGTGTCATATAGGTTTAACAATAATAATGGCTTTTTGACCAGTGGGAACATTGCCATCATTCCAATCGTGAATGGCATCATAAAACTTATCATAGTCATAGGTATAGTCGGCACCCTTTCTGGTACCGGGGTCATTGGTAATAACATAATCAGGTGTGTAACCTTTAATTACTAACATGTGGTAAAGCGGTCCGGGGGCGGTAAAATTTGGATTACCCAATTCACGTCCGGCGGCGGGCACCAGTACTGGGTAACCTTGGCTGATAGCTTGTTTAATATCATCCCACGTAAAATCATAGATCACCTCACTTGTCAGATCATCATAAATGTAATTTAACACTTCAGAAGTTTGGGCAGCAGTCAGACTGGGGCCATAACCAAAATCCGTTTCTTCAGTATCGATAATATCCAAGATGGCTTGTTCGGCATCGTTTTTATCTACAATACCTCGATTCTCTAAAAACCTAGCCGCCATTAACATAGACGCTTCTTCACAGGCTTCTTCATGAGTGGCATCCCAGTTCGTGGATGGTGCTTGAGATGTAAAAGGGATCGATAAATTAAATTCATCGGGTGGTGTGATTGGAACAACCGGTTGTTCCGGTAGAGACGTTGCATGCAACGTCTCTACCGGAACCGGAATTTCTTCACGGGTTACCGCCACCGGCACAACCGGTTTTGGTATTAACCAATCTTTAATGGTGACGCGTTTCAGCCATACCACCATACCAAGACTAGCTAGTAATAAAACAATAATAATGATTATAATCTTTTTCATGATGATTTTCTTAAATGAACTTGTTTTAAAATGATTGATAATTCTTGGTTTTTTAATAAATACATAACAATATTATATGTGATGATGCCAGTTCCGGCCATACCAATCAGTAGGGGTAATTCATGAATTACCCCTACTGATTTAATTGCCCCTACCAAAATTGCCATTACCAAACAGCCGACCACATTTTGGGCACCATTTTTTATAATACTATAATCAATGATGTGGGGTAATTTCCAGACGAATAAAATATCTATGATTAATGTCATAATCACAAAACCCACCGCTAAACCTGTCACACCCCAGAAACTAGTTGCCACGACACATCCGATCACATTTACGACAGCACCGATAATTGTAATAACGGCGGGAGTTTTGGTATCGTGCTTAGCGTAAAAGGCGCGCGCTAAAATATGTTGGAGACTTTCTAAGGGGATTAGTAAAGAAAAAACGATTAAAGTGATCGCGGTTGTCTGAATCGCGGCGGCATCAAAGGCGCCGCCACCAAGAAAAACTGTAATGAGTGGTTGGCTAACAAACATCATACCCACCATCGCTGGTAACGTGAGAAAAAAAATCATGCGTAATGCTTTACGTGTGTTATTCATTAATTCTGACGAGTCACTAGCCAGTACAGGAAAAATAACTGTGGCCAAAGCAATGCCTATAAAGCTCACTGGTAAACTTTGAAAATTACGTGCGAAATTAAAAATCGCGACGCTGCCCGGTTGTAAAGTAGAACCAATCGCATTAAATGTCCATAAACTAGCTTGGATCGCCAGTAAACCAATGACGCGTGGACCCATTAATAACAAAGTTTGTTTAACCGCCGGATGTTTGAATGATTGTTGGATAAACTCGGGTGTATAACCGAGGCGGAGTGTAGCTACCAACCTAATAATAAGATGTAACATGGCGCCAAGCACTACACCAAACACCACGCCGCGAATACCAAATGGTTTGGCGAAAAATATTATCCCGATCACGATACCTAAATT contains:
- a CDS encoding cohesin domain-containing protein; its protein translation is MKRFFVNSFIYTLSCSLLLLLNTTAASAASLYFEPNTAVWSVGSNQMINLHISSDGEVVNLVQATIQYPPDVVEVIAVYHGGSSLTLWPEEPSINAAAGSITFAAGIPNGSLIDTGQVLTLEVRPKQAGTVQFSFNPNQTAVYLNDGLATQTTVSFKEPVYDIISAAPVSLIVTSATHPDENKWYQLNEFSAQWEKKPDALYSFHVTSDLEQLPDDIADDTPQVVTGEYTISNLSDGVHYFMIKEWLSNEAGWAEPVIRKIMVDSTPPTSFIPLVSQTEHEFNGQPFLVFDTSDSVSGIDHYEIVKGGTTTIITKGPYQLEQKDITQPILIRAVDAANNSTTVYTGENATNIRRNYFWPITALVAFLALLLVYLKTRLS
- a CDS encoding carboxypeptidase regulatory-like domain-containing protein, which produces MVWQRHNMNFSVFPVFVSVVVFGLLSAHSALAATYTVSKTADTNDGTCDADCSLREAITTANGASGNSIEFNINGGTDAGCTGAGGVCTITPASALPDITGASMTINGYTQTGAVANTTANGSVVTGINGLNTTLRIVLDGTSAGGAANGLKINGVANVVIKGLDIMRFGSNGVLATGAGATNLKVQGCFIGTDVTGTLDQGNSGNGVAAVTGATVIVGTDGDGVTDVAERNLISGNSTYGINIAGGTGSKVSANIIGLASDASTDLGNLGNGVYATVSSTIIGTNGDGTSDTIEGNIVSGNDQSGININGGGSDTITGNIVGLNGVGTTTVRNTLNGILLFGTGSNRVGTNGDGVSDTYERNVSSGHSGNFYYGLEVISPSNTVAGNYFGTDITGTVLHGNLRNVLVSGNNNIIGTNGDGNGDTVEGNVIAGGTGADGLYISTVATITVAGNKIGTDYSGTAALGNTHGIRIDGTDSGIVIGTNADGVSDSAERNIISGNQVGIFMEQGSSNTVIAGNYIGLNTAGTGTVGGSYGGNRYGISIGRIWPGAGTSSDNRIGTNGDGVNDAAEANVISGNYTYGVVMATGNSNTIAGNYIGTGPDGVTEFANGEAGIAWYDGAPDVSNSSSNTIGGDTIAEGNVIASNGSYGIELSGVSSDGNLISHNKMFSNLLEGIFLPGDGSNNDMSAPVITSWAPSGSDLTISGTAPASAVVELFDASTDEGETYLNAATANGSGNWSTTISAPYTAANNTLVATARDGSNDTSMFSAVYTITDIAPTTPTDLQTSSLFGGCGSDSTPEFSFTLTDSDVVDTVGYHIQIDNDADFSSPVVDYNSGLAAQGTASFVVGQAVGSGVYTTGSAGQTLTDGSYSMRVQTIDFLSQTSAYVTQTFGVDNGVTVSTPASATTSELGDTTTFTVVLACLPQNDVTIPVVSSDTTEGSVSTAALTFTTGNWNVAQTITVTGVDDSSSDGNINYSIQLGPTTSSDTAYSGVTIADVSLTNIDEDLPPQFSGTIPDQTWDEDTTLTNVFNLDDYFTDPTTEGLSYSVAGADNITVTIGSDGQVTLVPDADWHGTDTMKFVAQNSIGQTKSNQVTLTVESINDAPEAPTIFSPCCQDVTASLSPTISWQAASDPDHTTSELSYEIRFGSDADPQNNYHFTASTSAGSKSVKISPDLTDEKTYYYVVRTIDPLDAKSNWSEIQSFSTNVSYSPDLQLAKTVELPAEQIAWFGINFAALFLIQPAQASGFAIISPDQIADQSFMVLIGSLTILLSAALVILGLARHPKNFVTALLHDVPVAFKRIHKSGHGTITTSYTSFRRRLVTARSIIYLAALVFVPALVINGLHAEVSNWLQRVQTVSTTIQPGETMTISLSYSNTGDGDATSVVLSDTIPGETTLLSSSIPATQQADQISFDLGTIPVGGTGTVSYQLGVAEPYDHDSIVLDPAELIANEITASVLSDSVVVPVVSGTISGQVTDGAGVGITNVLITLQWGDQQTFSTLTDANGYYVLSGLASGDYVVTAYTQQKTTSLTRGGSATVNFSFVSSSIRQDNTNTNTDTTTDTTTDTTTDVKTPKPIKLTPEQQELVDNFVVTDLNNEVLPENQAVIYLTDDPSSVPTGALALPTATETLTFRGTTVPNSTITIQICYTILTTTSDETGAWIMVVPRDLLLQGDNVITASVTQGNVEVDQIVVAHVNVDNAPTAQSTNYWINFIAIALLLQLNIAAWIVLRVRHSSTTLSSKLILLHLVTVVVVVIFLFVPVPQSRQVQARGHLRQTNIMARLVNNQPLTDQYITFQDTQALELVGSASADQQYSVSICPNQPFRYVTTNHAGQWSLILPVSVLPNFDVTVAMRSATDTTQTEEQLVDLNVQEKYDTVTLWRWIVLALIASGAFITVGNWFIVYRTVHKPKSKEVKENMA
- a CDS encoding STAS-like domain-containing protein, with product MNIFLKKFGTVLASRQAGKEAYAAFLPILSEINKTEAVILDFSEVISFSPSWGDEFITPLYKKFGKKLSLKNTTNPSVALTISTLEKIHNYPKIKQL
- a CDS encoding MerR family DNA-binding transcriptional regulator, which produces MYNFTEQFLTISQAAEYLGITETTLRRWDKNGSFSSTFISPGGHRYYSLADLGKKTKGIFRLGQDWASAITPPALAKEFYCPTSDIFKARLEHLAYELTNTKSVQNIASLISSAAGEIGNNSYDHNIGNWPDITGTFFAYDIGKRMVVLADRGVGILTTLRRIKHDLKNDAEALNVAFTEVLSSRKSEHRGNGLKYVKAAIEKARANLSFQTGDAILTISPDKTDFKILSAATTVHGCLSLLKF
- a CDS encoding putative metal-binding motif-containing protein; amino-acid sequence: MFNKFFHVFCPVFFVIFGLVGCDKHTTPGGGGTATALWYEFCGGEVDADCDGYLEPADCDDADSAVSPYAVEVCDEIDNDCNGEVDEDLPMLEWYPDDDGDSYGEDGSEPILDCREPRGRYTWRDGDCDDSNISVNPAVPEHCNSIDDNCDGIVDIDAWDTHEWYPDVDGDGYGDELAEPVSACYQPPGYSDWPADCDDTNAEIYPRVAEVCNNVDDDCDGWVDDGLTCE
- a CDS encoding DUF2238 domain-containing protein; its protein translation is MTQNQFEKFIVYFTFVYVSIFSLHSLLKGNVEFIYDTALIVLSIGLIVYINRRLHFYPILLTSLSLLGLLHLLGSNAYLGDIRLYDFYLIPGLFRYDNFVHMVGSAIMVMLAHALLFPVLNITFERRRGYFILLLVLVGMGLGAVNELIEFIAVLIFNIGKQVGDYTNTLLDITYNTVGSAIMATILVVNHWRLAGKNRKSPR
- a CDS encoding C39 family peptidase, whose translation is MKKIIIIIIVLLLASLGMVVWLKRVTIKDWLIPKPVVPVAVTREEIPVPVETLHATSLPEQPVVPITPPDEFNLSIPFTSQAPSTNWDATHEEACEEASMLMAARFLENRGIVDKNDAEQAILDIIDTEETDFGYGPSLTAAQTSEVLNYIYDDLTSEVIYDFTWDDIKQAISQGYPVLVPAAGRELGNPNFTAPGPLYHMLVIKGYTPDYVITNDPGTRKGADYTYDYDKFYDAIHDWNDGNVPTGQKAIIIVKPI
- the murJ gene encoding murein biosynthesis integral membrane protein MurJ; amino-acid sequence: MNRSVGRNAMLLAGTSAGSYILGLARDRLLAQTFGASRDVDLFNSAFLLPDLIMNLFAAALTTAFIPVFAQLLKQGKAPAYQASNAILTVVAVALCLVDVVAFMIMPWITPLVAPGFSATELAQLTTLTRILLLSPLLFGISTLFGAILQGQHRFLAYALSPMLYNLGIVIGIIFFAKPFGIRGVVFGVVLGAMLHLIIRLVATLRLGYTPEFIQQSFKHPAVKQTLLLMGPRVIGLLAIQASLWTFNAIGSTLQPGSVAIFNFARNFQSLPVSFIGIALATVIFPVLASDSSELMNNTRKALRMIFFLTLPAMVGMMFVSQPLITVFLGGGAFDAAAIQTTAITLIVFSLLIPLESLQHILARAFYAKHDTKTPAVITIIGAVVNVIGCVVATSFWGVTGLAVGFVIMTLIIDILFVWKLPHIIDYSIIKNGAQNVVGCLVMAILVGAIKSVGVIHELPLLIGMAGTGIITYNIVMYLLKNQELSIILKQVHLRKSS